The following proteins come from a genomic window of Pectobacterium actinidiae:
- the phoU gene encoding phosphate signaling complex protein PhoU produces MDNLNLNKHISGQFNAELEHIRTQVLTMGGLVEQQLSDAITAMHNQDAELAQQVIEGDAKVNLMEVAIDEACVRIIAKRQPTASDLRLVMAIIKTISELERIGDVADKICRTALEKFSHQHQPLLVSLESLGRHTVQMLHDVLDAFARMDLDEAIRIYREDKKVDKEYEGIVRQLMTHMMEDPRTIPSVLTALFCARSIERIGDRCQNICEFIFYFVKGQDFRHLGGDALEKLLAQKDKAEE; encoded by the coding sequence ATGGATAATCTGAATCTGAACAAACACATTTCCGGTCAGTTTAACGCCGAACTGGAACACATCCGCACGCAGGTCCTGACCATGGGCGGGCTGGTGGAGCAACAGCTGAGTGACGCGATTACCGCGATGCATAATCAGGATGCGGAGCTGGCTCAGCAGGTTATTGAAGGCGACGCCAAAGTTAACCTGATGGAAGTGGCGATTGATGAGGCCTGCGTACGTATTATTGCGAAGCGTCAGCCTACCGCCAGCGATTTGCGTCTGGTGATGGCGATCATCAAAACTATCTCCGAACTGGAACGCATCGGTGACGTAGCGGATAAAATCTGTCGCACCGCGCTGGAGAAGTTCTCCCATCAGCATCAGCCGCTGCTGGTGAGTCTGGAGTCATTAGGGCGCCACACCGTGCAGATGCTGCATGACGTGCTGGATGCGTTTGCCCGTATGGATCTGGATGAGGCGATTCGTATTTATCGCGAAGACAAAAAAGTGGATAAAGAGTACGAAGGGATTGTGCGTCAACTGATGACCCACATGATGGAAGATCCTCGCACTATCCCAAGCGTACTGACGGCGTTGTTCTGTGCTCGTTCTATCGAGCGTATCGGTGACCGTTGCCAGAACATCTGCGAATTTATCTTCTATTTCGTCAAAGGTCAGGATTTCCGTCATCTGGGTGGCGATGCGCTCGAAAAGCTGCTGGCGCAGAAAGATAAAGCGGAAGAGTAA
- a CDS encoding NCS2 family permease: protein MNKSQPGLATEQGLLERVFKLKQHGTTARTETIAGFTTFLTMVYIVFVNPQILGVAGMDTKAVFVTTCLIAAFGSILMGLLANLPVALAPAMGLNAFFAFVVVGAMGLPWQVAMGAIFWGAIGFLLLTIFQIRYWMIANIPLSLRLGIASGIGLFIAMMGLKNAGIIVPNPETLVTIGNLTSHSVLLGALGFFIIVALASRNIHAAVLISIVVTTSIGLLLGDVTYSGVFSMPPSVMSVVGQVDLAGALNLGMSGIIFSFMLVNLFDSSGTLIGVTDKAGLVDARGKFPRMKQALYVDSVSSVAGSFIGTSSVTAYIESSSGVSVGGRTGLTAVIVGLLFLLVIFLSPLAGMVPAYAAAGALIYVGVLMTSSLARVKWDDLTEAVPAFITAVMMPFSFSITEGIALGFISYCVMKLATGRWREISPCVVVVALLFLLKIVFIDGH, encoded by the coding sequence ATGAATAAATCACAACCCGGTCTTGCTACCGAGCAGGGCTTGCTGGAGCGCGTGTTTAAACTTAAACAACACGGCACGACAGCACGTACGGAAACGATTGCCGGTTTCACGACGTTTTTGACGATGGTCTACATCGTTTTTGTTAACCCGCAGATTCTGGGTGTGGCGGGGATGGATACCAAAGCGGTCTTTGTGACCACCTGCCTGATTGCCGCATTCGGCAGTATTTTAATGGGGCTGCTGGCTAACCTGCCTGTGGCGCTGGCTCCGGCAATGGGGCTGAATGCGTTTTTCGCTTTTGTCGTCGTCGGCGCGATGGGGCTGCCATGGCAGGTTGCGATGGGGGCTATTTTCTGGGGCGCAATCGGTTTCCTGTTGCTGACCATCTTCCAGATTCGTTATTGGATGATCGCCAATATCCCGCTCAGCCTGCGTTTGGGTATCGCTAGCGGTATCGGCCTGTTCATTGCCATGATGGGGCTGAAAAACGCCGGTATTATCGTTCCTAACCCTGAAACGCTAGTGACGATTGGTAACCTGACGTCACACAGCGTGCTGCTGGGGGCTCTGGGCTTTTTCATTATTGTGGCGCTGGCTTCACGTAATATCCACGCCGCGGTACTGATCTCCATCGTGGTGACCACCTCAATTGGCCTGTTGCTGGGCGATGTGACGTATTCTGGCGTGTTCTCGATGCCGCCGAGCGTCATGTCGGTGGTGGGTCAGGTTGATCTGGCTGGGGCGTTGAACCTCGGGATGTCCGGCATTATTTTCTCCTTCATGCTGGTTAACCTGTTTGACTCCTCCGGTACGCTGATTGGCGTGACGGATAAAGCCGGTCTGGTGGATGCTCGCGGTAAGTTCCCGCGTATGAAGCAGGCGCTGTATGTTGATAGCGTTAGCTCTGTGGCCGGTTCATTTATCGGGACATCCTCCGTTACTGCGTATATTGAAAGCTCCTCTGGCGTATCCGTAGGTGGACGTACCGGCCTGACCGCCGTCATCGTGGGTCTGTTGTTCCTGTTGGTGATCTTCCTGTCGCCGCTGGCGGGGATGGTGCCTGCCTATGCGGCCGCGGGCGCACTGATTTACGTCGGCGTATTGATGACATCCAGCCTGGCGCGCGTGAAGTGGGATGATCTGACGGAAGCCGTACCTGCCTTTATTACCGCGGTGATGATGCCGTTCAGCTTCTCGATTACTGAAGGGATCGCGCTGGGCTTCATTTCTTACTGTGTGATGAAGCTGGCGACGGGGCGCTGGCGTGAAATCAGCCCTTGTGTGGTCGTGGTTGCGCTGCTGTTCCTGCTGAAAATTGTGTTTATCGACGGGCATTAA
- the pstB gene encoding phosphate ABC transporter ATP-binding protein PstB has product MSMATETSNKIQVRDLNFYYGKFHALKNITLDIAANQVTAFIGPSGCGKSTLLRTLNKMYQLYPEQRAEGDILLDGNNILTDKQDIALLRAKVGMVFQKPTPFPMSIYDNIAFGVRLFEKLSRADMDERVQWALTKAALWQETKDKLHQSGYSLSGGQQQRLCIARGIAIRPDVLLLDEPCSALDPISTGRIEELISELKKDYTVVIVTHNMQQAARCSDHTAFMYLGELIEFSDTDTLFTAPRQKQTEDYITGRYG; this is encoded by the coding sequence ATGAGTATGGCTACTGAGACATCCAACAAAATCCAGGTACGCGATCTGAATTTCTATTACGGAAAATTCCATGCGTTGAAAAACATTACGCTGGATATTGCCGCGAATCAGGTTACCGCGTTTATCGGTCCGTCCGGCTGTGGTAAATCCACGCTGCTGCGTACGCTAAATAAAATGTATCAGCTCTACCCTGAGCAGCGTGCCGAAGGCGATATCCTGCTGGATGGCAATAACATCCTGACAGATAAGCAAGATATTGCGCTGCTACGCGCCAAGGTCGGCATGGTGTTCCAGAAGCCGACGCCGTTCCCAATGTCGATTTACGACAACATTGCGTTTGGTGTGCGTCTGTTTGAAAAGCTGTCTCGTGCCGATATGGATGAACGCGTTCAGTGGGCGCTGACCAAAGCCGCGCTGTGGCAAGAGACGAAAGATAAGCTGCATCAGAGTGGCTATAGCCTGTCCGGTGGTCAACAGCAGCGTTTATGTATTGCGCGTGGCATCGCGATTCGCCCAGATGTCTTGCTGCTGGATGAGCCCTGTTCTGCGCTTGATCCGATTTCTACCGGCCGCATTGAAGAACTGATCTCCGAGCTGAAAAAAGACTACACCGTGGTCATCGTGACGCACAATATGCAGCAGGCAGCACGTTGTTCAGATCATACGGCGTTTATGTATTTGGGTGAGCTGATTGAGTTCAGCGATACTGATACCCTGTTTACTGCTCCACGGCAGAAACAGACTGAAGATTACATCACCGGCCGTTACGGTTGA
- the pstA gene encoding phosphate ABC transporter permease PstA — MATLGIEQEAELARSRRKMQAWRRQKNRIALFLSMSTMAFGLFWLIWILFSTVTRGVDGMSLALFTEMTPPPNTEGGGLANAIVGSGLLILWATLLGTPLGIMAGIYLAEYGRKSWIAEVIRFINDILLSAPSIVVGLFVYTLVVAKMQHFSGWAGVIALALLQVPIVIRTTENMLKLVPDSLREAAYALGTPKWKMISAITLKASVSGIITGVLLAIARIAGETAPLLFTSLSNQFWSTDLMHPIANLPVTIFKFAMSPFVEWQQLAWAGVLLITMCVLLLNILARVIFSAKKH; from the coding sequence ATGGCTACATTAGGCATAGAGCAAGAAGCCGAACTGGCACGCTCGCGGCGTAAAATGCAGGCCTGGCGTCGCCAGAAAAACCGCATTGCGCTGTTCTTATCCATGTCCACGATGGCATTTGGCCTGTTCTGGCTGATCTGGATCCTGTTTTCGACCGTGACTCGCGGCGTGGATGGCATGTCGCTGGCGTTGTTTACGGAGATGACGCCGCCACCGAATACGGAAGGTGGTGGGTTGGCGAATGCCATCGTCGGGAGCGGATTGTTGATCCTGTGGGCGACGCTGCTGGGTACGCCGCTGGGGATTATGGCGGGCATCTATCTGGCGGAATACGGTCGTAAATCCTGGATCGCCGAAGTGATTCGTTTCATCAACGACATTCTGCTGTCAGCACCGTCGATTGTCGTGGGGCTGTTTGTCTACACGCTGGTGGTGGCAAAGATGCAGCACTTCTCCGGCTGGGCGGGGGTGATTGCGCTGGCGCTGTTGCAGGTGCCGATTGTGATTCGTACCACCGAGAACATGCTAAAACTGGTGCCGGATAGCCTGCGTGAAGCGGCCTATGCGCTCGGTACGCCGAAATGGAAAATGATTTCTGCGATTACGCTGAAGGCATCGGTATCGGGCATCATCACCGGGGTACTGCTGGCTATTGCACGTATCGCCGGGGAAACGGCGCCGCTTTTGTTTACGTCACTGTCGAATCAGTTCTGGAGCACGGATCTGATGCATCCGATTGCTAACCTGCCGGTCACCATCTTTAAGTTTGCCATGAGCCCGTTTGTGGAGTGGCAACAGCTGGCCTGGGCGGGTGTACTGCTGATTACGATGTGCGTACTGCTGCTGAATATTCTGGCGCGCGTTATTTTCTCTGCTAAGAAGCACTAA
- a CDS encoding amino acid ABC transporter permease produces MDFTVITDNIDYLMWGTFPDGPLGGAALTLVMSLLAGVASAILGTILGVALAMSRGVWSALLAMVLGFFRAIPVIMLIFWTYFLLPIVFGVDIPEITTVVCALALIASAYLAHGVKAGIVAIGRGQWQAGLSLGLSRWQVLWQIVLPQALRMMVPSFINQWISLIKDTSLAYIVGVGELTFLATQVNNRSMVYPMEVFLFVALVYFVFCLSLELLANGVNARFSQQEKQPKRRLLWWWNKPA; encoded by the coding sequence ATGGATTTTACCGTTATCACCGATAACATCGACTATTTGATGTGGGGTACGTTCCCGGATGGTCCGCTGGGTGGCGCGGCGCTGACGCTGGTGATGAGCCTGCTGGCAGGTGTCGCATCTGCCATATTGGGTACGATTTTAGGCGTGGCGCTGGCGATGTCCCGAGGCGTGTGGAGCGCACTGTTGGCGATGGTGCTAGGGTTCTTCCGTGCGATTCCTGTCATCATGCTGATTTTCTGGACGTACTTTCTGTTGCCGATCGTTTTTGGCGTCGATATCCCTGAAATTACTACCGTGGTTTGTGCGCTGGCGCTGATCGCCTCGGCGTATCTGGCGCATGGCGTGAAGGCCGGTATTGTCGCCATCGGGCGCGGCCAGTGGCAGGCTGGACTCTCGTTGGGATTAAGCCGCTGGCAGGTGTTATGGCAGATAGTGCTGCCGCAGGCATTGCGGATGATGGTGCCTTCCTTCATTAACCAATGGATTTCCCTGATTAAAGATACCTCACTGGCCTACATTGTTGGCGTCGGCGAGCTGACGTTTCTTGCTACGCAGGTCAATAACCGCAGCATGGTCTATCCGATGGAAGTTTTCCTGTTTGTCGCGCTGGTCTACTTTGTGTTTTGTCTGTCGCTGGAGCTGCTGGCGAACGGGGTTAATGCTCGTTTTAGCCAGCAGGAAAAACAGCCGAAACGCCGTTTGCTGTGGTGGTGGAATAAGCCAGCCTGA
- a CDS encoding benzoate/H(+) symporter BenE family transporter: MPASFALKDVTFSTLIAGFVAVLVGYTSSAAIIFQAAEAAGASAVQIGGWLSMLGIAQGLASISLSLYYRAPILAAWSTPGAALLVTSLPGTSINEAIGVFLFASALIFICGITGLFARLMNVIPQAISAAMLAGILLRFGADAFLSLQQDFWLAFAMCVTYLLSRRLLPRFAIVLTLLAGLLLALFRGQIVVSDSPLVFTVPEFITPHFSWASLLGVGVPFFIVTMASQNAPGVATLKAAGYQVPISPLIAITALIALVLTPFGGFSVCIAAITAAICMGPDVHPDPKKRYLAAVAAGGFYLLAGVFGGSIGQLFTALPQPLIHAIAGLALLSTISGSLYRALLDEKQRDAAVVTFLITASGLTLWGIGAAFWGLIGGMMTWFILSAYADKAR; encoded by the coding sequence ATGCCTGCGTCATTTGCGCTAAAAGATGTCACTTTTTCGACCCTCATCGCTGGCTTCGTTGCGGTGCTGGTGGGCTACACCAGCTCGGCCGCCATCATTTTTCAGGCAGCGGAAGCGGCGGGTGCCAGTGCGGTGCAGATCGGCGGCTGGTTAAGCATGCTGGGGATTGCCCAAGGGCTGGCGTCTATTAGCCTGTCGCTGTATTACCGTGCGCCGATACTGGCGGCCTGGTCAACGCCGGGGGCGGCGCTGCTGGTCACCAGCCTGCCGGGCACCTCGATCAATGAGGCGATCGGCGTGTTCCTGTTCGCCTCTGCGCTTATCTTTATCTGTGGGATCACCGGCCTCTTTGCCCGCCTGATGAATGTGATACCACAGGCTATTTCTGCTGCGATGCTGGCGGGGATTTTGCTGCGCTTTGGGGCGGATGCTTTTCTTTCCCTGCAACAGGATTTCTGGCTGGCTTTTGCGATGTGCGTAACCTATTTGCTCAGCCGTCGGCTGTTACCGCGCTTTGCGATTGTACTGACGCTGCTGGCTGGCCTGCTGCTCGCCTTATTTCGCGGACAAATTGTGGTTTCTGATTCTCCGCTGGTGTTCACCGTACCGGAATTTATTACGCCGCATTTTTCATGGGCGTCTCTGCTGGGCGTCGGCGTTCCGTTTTTCATTGTCACGATGGCGTCGCAGAACGCACCGGGTGTTGCCACGCTGAAAGCCGCGGGCTATCAGGTTCCTATATCACCGCTGATTGCCATTACCGCATTAATTGCGCTGGTTTTGACGCCGTTCGGAGGTTTCTCCGTCTGTATCGCCGCGATTACCGCCGCGATCTGTATGGGGCCGGATGTGCACCCCGATCCGAAGAAACGCTATCTTGCCGCCGTCGCAGCCGGTGGATTTTATCTGCTGGCAGGCGTTTTTGGCGGATCGATCGGGCAGCTTTTCACGGCGCTACCGCAGCCGCTGATCCACGCTATCGCCGGTTTAGCGCTGCTCAGCACCATTTCAGGCAGCCTGTACCGCGCTTTGCTGGATGAAAAACAGCGTGATGCTGCGGTGGTCACCTTCCTGATTACCGCCTCTGGGCTGACACTGTGGGGAATCGGCGCAGCGTTTTGGGGACTGATTGGGGGGATGATGACCTGGTTTATTCTGTCAGCATACGCTGACAAGGCGCGTTGA
- a CDS encoding 4'-phosphopantetheinyl transferase family protein: MTCHFVRWTSTEALPDLQRLPDRLISSTQGFSAKRRERYLKSRALLAEMMFYFFGYPLLPTLLVSPEGRPYFADPNMPDFSIGYAGNTIAILLSEEGSVGMDIEIVHVRPTNQVVPQMQAQTQAEQAWIDAQRDPLEAATQLCTIRQSLMKIPGMNSHPPNNLKLHPASGRLRSTCTPAVEVMSDVDDYLAWACAHIPTLNRLIMWKYTSASGMRKSGEILQQQRQSLRYMKLTSHTIEKATTTASQ, encoded by the coding sequence ATGACCTGCCATTTTGTCAGGTGGACAAGCACGGAAGCGCTTCCTGACTTACAAAGACTGCCCGATAGGCTCATCTCATCAACACAGGGTTTTTCAGCCAAACGCCGCGAGCGCTATCTGAAAAGTCGAGCGTTGCTAGCTGAGATGATGTTCTATTTTTTCGGCTATCCGCTGTTGCCCACGCTACTGGTGTCCCCTGAAGGGCGCCCTTACTTTGCCGATCCCAATATGCCCGACTTCAGCATCGGCTATGCAGGCAATACTATCGCCATCCTCCTGAGCGAAGAAGGCAGCGTCGGTATGGATATCGAAATCGTTCATGTCAGGCCAACGAATCAGGTTGTCCCACAGATGCAGGCGCAGACACAGGCCGAACAGGCGTGGATCGACGCGCAACGCGATCCGCTGGAAGCAGCAACACAGCTATGCACCATCCGCCAGTCATTGATGAAGATCCCTGGCATGAACAGTCACCCTCCCAATAACCTGAAACTCCACCCCGCCTCTGGCAGGCTGCGTTCAACCTGCACCCCCGCCGTAGAAGTGATGAGTGATGTTGATGATTATCTTGCCTGGGCCTGCGCCCATATCCCCACACTTAACCGATTGATCATGTGGAAATACACATCAGCATCAGGCATGAGAAAGTCGGGGGAAATATTACAACAGCAGCGCCAGTCTTTACGCTATATGAAATTAACCAGCCATACGATAGAAAAAGCCACCACTACCGCCTCACAGTAG
- the yieH gene encoding 6-phosphogluconate phosphatase, translated as MPRIECVFFDCDGTLVDSEVLCCQAYVNIFIPYGVNLSLEEVIKTYKGVKLYEIIARISQQHGLTVSVEDAERHFRQEVKRLFDESLQPIEGARELVQSITVPMAVVSNGPVSKMHHSLGLTQMLDLFGDHLYSGYDLKKWKPDPAVLYHAAEQLQLPIEHCILVEDSAAGVQAGIAAGIPVFYYCADPHNQPIHHPLVTMFDDMRELPQIWREKGWNITA; from the coding sequence ATGCCCCGTATTGAATGCGTCTTCTTCGACTGTGATGGCACGCTGGTTGATAGCGAAGTGCTGTGTTGCCAGGCTTATGTGAATATCTTCATCCCGTATGGGGTGAACTTATCGCTGGAGGAGGTGATAAAAACCTACAAGGGCGTGAAGCTGTACGAGATTATTGCCCGCATCAGCCAGCAGCATGGCTTAACCGTGTCGGTAGAAGATGCGGAGCGTCATTTCCGGCAAGAGGTGAAACGTCTGTTCGATGAATCCCTGCAACCTATCGAGGGCGCACGTGAGTTAGTGCAGTCTATTACTGTCCCGATGGCCGTGGTGTCCAACGGTCCGGTCAGCAAGATGCACCATTCGCTCGGCCTGACGCAGATGCTCGATCTGTTTGGCGACCATCTCTACAGCGGCTACGATCTAAAAAAATGGAAACCCGACCCCGCGGTGCTGTATCACGCTGCCGAGCAGTTACAGCTTCCCATCGAACACTGCATTCTGGTTGAAGATTCCGCCGCTGGCGTACAGGCCGGTATTGCGGCAGGTATTCCTGTGTTCTATTACTGTGCCGATCCCCATAACCAGCCGATCCATCACCCGCTGGTCACGATGTTCGACGATATGCGCGAACTGCCGCAAATCTGGCGCGAAAAAGGCTGGAATATCACTGCGTAG
- a CDS encoding ABC transporter substrate-binding protein has translation MKKQILTVTLLAGLASVSGAAQADKLDDIQKAGVVKIAVFDSNPPFGYVDPQSKKLVGYDVDIAEAIGKALGVKVELRATNPANRIPLLSSQKVDLIAANFTITDERAKQVNFSIPYFATGQKFIARKGVLKTPEDIKTLRIGADKGTVQEITLREHYPTAKVISYDDTPLAFAALRNGNVQAITQDDAKLVGLLANVPDAQKAEFEISPFSITKEYQGVGIPKGEERLTAKINDTLISLEKQGEAKTIYDRWFGPSTKSSQPRGDFTFAPLDQQPKS, from the coding sequence ATGAAAAAGCAGATTTTGACAGTGACTTTATTGGCCGGGTTGGCTTCCGTTTCTGGTGCTGCACAGGCAGATAAATTAGATGATATTCAGAAGGCGGGTGTGGTGAAAATTGCCGTCTTCGACAGTAATCCGCCGTTTGGCTATGTCGATCCGCAAAGCAAAAAGCTAGTGGGTTATGACGTGGATATCGCTGAGGCAATTGGTAAGGCGCTGGGCGTAAAGGTTGAGCTGCGGGCGACTAACCCCGCTAACCGTATTCCGTTGTTAAGTTCGCAGAAAGTCGATCTGATCGCTGCGAACTTCACCATTACCGATGAGCGCGCCAAGCAGGTTAACTTTAGTATTCCTTATTTCGCTACCGGACAAAAATTCATCGCCCGTAAAGGTGTGCTGAAAACGCCGGAAGACATCAAAACGCTGCGCATCGGCGCGGATAAAGGCACCGTGCAGGAAATTACCCTGCGCGAGCATTACCCGACAGCCAAAGTGATTTCCTACGACGACACGCCGCTGGCCTTTGCTGCGCTGCGTAACGGCAACGTTCAGGCCATCACGCAGGATGATGCCAAACTGGTCGGCCTGCTGGCTAACGTGCCTGATGCACAGAAGGCTGAGTTTGAAATCTCTCCGTTCAGCATTACCAAAGAGTATCAGGGCGTTGGGATTCCGAAGGGCGAAGAGCGTCTGACGGCGAAAATTAACGACACGCTGATTAGCCTGGAAAAACAGGGTGAAGCGAAGACCATCTACGATCGCTGGTTCGGGCCGAGCACGAAATCATCCCAGCCGCGCGGCGATTTCACCTTTGCCCCATTGGATCAACAACCTAAATCCTGA
- a CDS encoding 4Fe-4S dicluster domain-containing protein translates to MNQFVIAEAEKCIGCRTCEIACAVAHSGGQSAQLRPSHFFPRLKVVKSASVSVPVLCRQCENAPCSSVCPNDALVRDRDSIQVIQSRCIGCKSCVVACPFGAINVVTKASNDEGEVHVTQSEVHKCDLCVDVAQSPSCVSVCPTSALRLVTADELRKQTLEKQRRSALGWQSH, encoded by the coding sequence ATGAATCAGTTTGTTATCGCTGAAGCAGAAAAATGTATCGGCTGTAGGACCTGTGAGATCGCCTGCGCCGTAGCCCATAGCGGTGGCCAAAGTGCACAACTGCGGCCTTCTCACTTCTTTCCCCGCCTGAAGGTCGTCAAAAGCGCTAGCGTCAGCGTCCCCGTTCTGTGCCGCCAATGTGAGAATGCGCCCTGTTCCAGCGTGTGCCCGAATGATGCGCTGGTGCGCGATCGGGACAGCATTCAGGTTATTCAGTCTCGCTGCATCGGCTGCAAAAGCTGCGTCGTCGCCTGTCCCTTCGGGGCTATCAATGTGGTGACGAAAGCATCGAATGACGAGGGAGAAGTCCACGTCACGCAAAGCGAAGTTCACAAATGCGATTTGTGCGTGGATGTCGCACAGAGCCCTTCTTGCGTCAGCGTGTGCCCGACATCGGCACTGCGATTAGTGACAGCAGATGAGTTGCGCAAGCAGACGTTGGAAAAACAGCGGCGTTCCGCTCTGGGGTGGCAGAGCCATTAA
- a CDS encoding helix-turn-helix domain-containing protein — protein sequence MSDELTRRIGNTLKTLRQEKGWSLTRAAEETAVSKAMLGQIERGESSPTVATLWKIATGMNVAFSSFIEPTLADEDVTYRSGAGSSFRENEAGMHVAPLFPFDEKLRFDMLVIELASGASSTSSAHENGVIEHIIVLEGQLEITVDGQTHVLSAGDALRFAADREHRYHNPTDTTARFHDLIHYPDKK from the coding sequence ATGTCTGATGAGCTAACCCGCCGTATTGGCAATACGTTGAAAACGTTAAGACAAGAGAAAGGCTGGAGCCTCACGCGCGCGGCAGAAGAGACGGCTGTGAGCAAAGCGATGCTAGGCCAGATCGAGCGGGGCGAATCCAGCCCGACAGTTGCCACGCTGTGGAAAATTGCGACCGGCATGAATGTCGCGTTCTCAAGCTTTATTGAACCGACGCTCGCGGATGAAGACGTGACTTATCGCTCAGGGGCGGGATCGTCATTCAGGGAAAACGAAGCAGGAATGCACGTTGCACCACTCTTTCCCTTCGACGAAAAACTACGTTTTGATATGTTGGTTATTGAGCTGGCATCAGGTGCCAGCAGCACCTCATCGGCGCATGAAAACGGGGTGATCGAGCATATTATTGTGCTGGAAGGACAACTGGAAATCACCGTTGATGGACAGACGCATGTGTTGTCCGCTGGTGACGCTTTGCGCTTTGCCGCCGACAGGGAACACCGCTACCACAACCCTACCGATACCACAGCGCGCTTCCACGATCTGATTCACTATCCTGATAAAAAATAA
- a CDS encoding amino acid ABC transporter permease has protein sequence MDTALQSLESWLLAPQYLIWLWHGFLITLGLSLSTIVLSTVLGFLLAAARDSPIRVLSGVVVAYSSLFRNTPLLVQLFFWYFGAGQLFPSEMMQWLNTPHAISLLGTTLAWPSFEFLAGLAGLTLYSSAFIAEEIRSGIRGVARGQKYAAHALGLTGWQSMRYVVLPQALKIALPPLLGQYMNIVKNSSLTMAIGVAELSYASRQVETETLRTFQAFGVATVLYIVIIAVMEGWGMWRQQRSLAERH, from the coding sequence ATGGATACGGCGCTGCAATCGCTTGAGTCGTGGCTGTTGGCTCCTCAATACCTCATCTGGCTGTGGCACGGTTTCCTGATCACGCTAGGTCTTTCCCTGAGTACGATCGTTCTGTCTACGGTGCTGGGTTTTCTGCTGGCCGCCGCCAGAGATAGCCCGATTCGTGTGCTGAGCGGCGTCGTTGTCGCTTACAGCTCATTATTTCGTAATACGCCGCTGCTGGTGCAGCTGTTTTTCTGGTATTTCGGTGCCGGGCAGCTTTTTCCCTCAGAGATGATGCAATGGCTGAACACCCCGCATGCTATTTCGCTGCTGGGGACGACGTTAGCGTGGCCTTCTTTTGAGTTTTTGGCGGGATTGGCAGGGTTGACGCTCTACTCCAGCGCGTTTATTGCGGAGGAGATCCGCTCCGGTATTCGCGGCGTAGCGCGTGGGCAGAAGTACGCCGCGCATGCTCTGGGGTTAACCGGTTGGCAATCCATGCGCTATGTGGTGCTGCCGCAGGCGCTAAAAATCGCCCTGCCGCCATTACTTGGGCAGTACATGAATATCGTTAAGAACTCGTCGCTGACGATGGCGATTGGCGTCGCTGAACTGTCTTACGCGTCGCGTCAGGTGGAGACGGAAACCTTGCGCACGTTTCAGGCGTTTGGCGTAGCGACGGTGTTGTACATCGTGATTATTGCGGTGATGGAAGGTTGGGGCATGTGGCGTCAGCAGCGTAGTCTGGCGGAGAGGCACTAA